One window from the genome of Aphelocoma coerulescens isolate FSJ_1873_10779 chromosome 19, UR_Acoe_1.0, whole genome shotgun sequence encodes:
- the ABHD15 gene encoding protein ABHD15: MLSLEGLVAAATVLMGLGLLAWCLWAGRLEVPGDVGEEEEEEEEEEGILFMAEEGSGHCRLLCKPSALAQHLLRSLGRSAALRGGRWPWPRWPRFQLLWQLLQPPEPEPVVARELLQLPDAGVVALDWLVGPWGAAGGGGGVSSPVLLLIPNAAGKVTGGLLQLGLRALERGFIPVIFNRRGHNGCPLTTARLQPFGDPGDLREAVTYLQCRHPSASLLAVSEGSGSGLLLAYLGESGSSSRLAAAACLSPIFRGRDWFEAGMPWLYEWPLLLHLKQGLSRYAGALAEVVDMDMLLGSRSLRELEETLFCRTRSRPTSWECYWERNEPLRDADEAAVPVLCLCSADDPVRGPPAQSLPTELFRSSPYFFLLLTPHGGHCGFPRRRPGRCWAHEAVLEYFRAMAEFLRTEERRKGLPRPRRWGGPSVEPPVFTWQRSYTR, encoded by the exons ATGCTGTCCCTGGAGGGTTTGGTGGCCGCAGCCACGGTGCTCATGGGGCTGGGCCTCCTAGCTTGGTGCCTTTGGGCAGGGAGGCTGGAGGTGCCTGGAGacgtgggagaggaggaggaggaggaggaggaggaggaggggatcCTCTTCATGGCCGAGGAAGGCTCGGGGCACTGCCGGCTGCTGTGCAAGCCCTCGGCTCTGGCCCAGCACCTGCTGCGGAGCTTGGGGAGGTCAGCGGCGCTGCGGGGGGGTCGCTGGCCGTGGCCGCGCTGGCCAAGGTTCCAGCTGCtgtggcagctcctgcagccacctgAGCCGGAGCCGGTGGTGGCCCGTGAGCTTCTGCAGCTGCCCGACGCTGGGGTGGTGGCCCTGGACTGGCTGGTGGGGCCGTGGGGGGCTGCGGGTGGCGGTGGGGGGGTCTCtagcccagtgctgctgctcatcCCCAACGCTGCCGGGAAGGTGACGGgggggctgctgcagctggggctgcgggcgctggagcggggcttCATCCCTGTCATTTTCAACCGCCGGGGCCACAACGGCTGCCCCCTCACCACCGCCCGGCTCCAGCCCTTCGGGGACCCCGGGGACCTGCGGGAGGCTGTGACCTACCTGCAGTGCCGGCACCCCTCTGCCTCGCTGCTGGCCGTCAGCGAGGGCTCGGGCTCGGGGCTGCTGCTCGCCTACCTGGGGGAGAGCGGCTCCTCCAGCCGCCTGGCCGCCGCCGCCTGCCTCTCCCCCATCTTCCGTGGCCGGGACTGGTTTGAGGCCGGGATGCCCTGGCTTTACGAGTGGCCGCTGCTCCTCCACCTCAAGCAGGGATTGAGCAG GTACGCGGGGGCCCTGGCCGAGGTGGTGGACATGGACATGCTCCTGGGCAGCCGCTCGCTGCGGGAGCTGGAAGAAACCCTCTTCTGCCGGACCCGGAGCCGCCCCACCAGCTGGGAGTGCTACTGGGAGCGCAACGAGCCCCTGCGCGACGCGGACGAGGCGGCGGTGCCGGTGCTGTGCCTCTGCAGCGCCGACGACCCCGTGCGCGGCCCCCCGGCCCAGAGCCTGCCCACGGAGCTCTTCCGCAGCAGCCCCTACTTCTTCCTGCTGCTGACCCCGCACGGGGGGCACTGCGGCTTCccccggcggcggccggggcgcTGCTGGGCCCACGAGGCCGTGCTGGAATATTTCAGGGCCATGGCCGAGTTCCTGCGGACGGAGGAGCGGAGGAAGGGGCTGCCGCGGCCCCGCAGGTGGGGGGGTCCCTCCGTCGAGCCCCCCGTGTTCACCTGGCAGAGGTCCTACACGCGGTag
- the GIT1 gene encoding ARF GTPase-activating protein GIT1 isoform X4, whose translation MSRKAPRAEVCADCSAPDPGWASINRGVLICDECCSVHRSLGRHISIVKHLRHSPWPATLLQMVHTLASNGANSIWEHSLLDPAQVQSGRRKANPQDKVHPTKSEFIRAKYQMLAFVHKLPCRDDDGVTAKDLSKQLHSSVRTGNLETCLRLLSLGAQANFFHPEKGTTPLHVAAKAGQILQAELLVVYGADPGAPDVNGRTPIDYARQAAQHELAERLVECQYELTDRLAFYLCGRKPDHKNGHYIIPQMADSLDLSELAKAAKKKLQALSNRLFEELAMDVYDEVDRRENDAVWLTTQNHSTLVTERSAVPFLPVNPEYSATRNQGRQKLARFNAREFATLLIDILGEAKRRQQGKSLLSPTDALDYSLRSQSDLDDQHDYDSVASDEDTDQELLRNASRNNRARSMDSSDLSDGPITLQEYLEVKKALAASEAKVQQLMKVNNSLSDELRRLQREIHKLQAENTQIRQQTGPAHPTPAPSERPEHGHPPGTAPPHRRDRQAFSMYEPGSALKPFGQPVEELVTRLQPFSPGIRKGPSASSVPFPPSSPLLSCPSDGARHMSKLDRHGSGTDSDYDNTQAGEVLISMEGKRFVELSKDEDFPHELDPLDGELDPGLPSTEDVILKTEQVTKNIQELLRAAQESKHDSFVPCSEKIHLAVTEMASLFPKKPALETVRSSLRLLNASAYRLQSECRKTVPPEPGATVDYQLLTQQVIQCAYDIAKAAKQLVTITTREKKQ comes from the exons ATGTCCCGGAAGGCGCCGCGGGCAGAGGTGTGCGCCGACTGCAGCGCCCCAG ACCCTGGCTGGGCATCGATCAACCGCGGGGTGCTCATCTGCGACGAGTGCTGCAGCGTGCACCGCAGCCTGGGCCGCCACATCTCCATCGTCAAGCACCTGCGCCACAGCCCCTGGCCCGCcaccctgctccag ATGGTGCACACCTTGGCGAGCAATGGGGCCAACTCTATCTGGGAGCACTCGCTGCTGGATCCGGCACAGGTGCAGAGCGGGCGCCGGAAGGCAAACCCCCAGGACAAAGTGCA ccccaccAAGTCGGAGTTCATCCGTGCCAAGTACCAGATGCTGGCCTTCGTCCACAAGCTGCCCTGCCGGGATGATGACGGCGTCACTGCCAAGGACCTCAGCAAG CAATTGCACTCGAGTGTGCGGACGGGCAACCTGGAGACCTGCCTGCGCCTGCTCTCGCTGGGCGCCCAGGCCAACTTCTTCCACCCG GAGAAGGGCACCACGCCACTGCACGTGGCCGCCAAGGCCGGGCAGatcctgcaggcagagctgctggtggtCTACGGTGCCGACCCTGGGGCGCCCGATGTGAACGGCCGGACCCCCATTGACTATGCCAG GCAGGCAGCGCAGCACGAGCTGGCAGAGCGGCTGGTGGAGTGCCAGTACGAGCTGACTGACCGGCTGGCCTTCTACCTCTGCGGCAGGAAGCCGG ACCACAAGAATGGGCACTACATCATCCCGCAGATGGCTGACAG CCTGGACCTCTCTGAACTGGCCAAGGCAGccaagaagaagctgcaggcg CTCAGCAACCGCCTCTTCGAGGAGCTGGCCATGGACGTGTACGACGAGGTGGACCGTCGGGAGAACGACGCGG TCTGGCTGACGACGCAGAACCACAGCACGCTGGTGACAGAGCGCAGCGCCGTCCCCTTCCTCCCTGTCAACCCCGAGTACTCAGCCACGCGCAACCAG ggCCGGCAGAAGCTGGCCAGGTTCAACGCCAGGGAGTTCGCCACCTTGCTCATTGACATCCTTGGGGAAGCCAAGCGCCGGCAGCAAGGGAAGAGCCTGCTCAGCCCCACAG ACGCCCTTGACTACTCGCTGCGGAGCCAGAGTGACCTGGACGACCAGCACGACTACGACAGCGTCGCCTCCGACGAGGACACAGACCAGGAGCTGCTGCGCAACGCCTCCCGCAACAACCGCGCCAGG agcatGGACTCCTCCGACCTGTCAGATGGCCCCATCACGCTGCAGGAGTACCTGGAGGTGaagaaggctctggctgcctCTGAGGCCAAGGTGCAGCAACTGATGAAGGTGAACAACAGCCTGAGCGATGAGCTGCGCCGGCTGCAGCGCGAG ATCCACAAGCTGCAGGCAGAGAACACACAGATCCGGCAGCAGACTGGTCCTGCACATCCAACCCCAGCCCCCAGCGAGCGGCCGGAGCATGGGCACCCCCCAGGCACGGCCCCCCCACACCGCCGGGACCGCCAGGCCTTCTCCATGTACGAGCCGGGCTCGGCGCTGAAACCCTTCGGGCAGCCGGTGGAGGAGCTGGTGACGCGGCTCCAGCCCTTCAGCCCTGGC aTCCGGAAAGGTCCATCTGCCTCCTCGGTGCCCTTCCCTCCatcctccccgctgctctcctGCCCGTCTGATGGTGCCCGACACATG AGCAAGCTGGACCGGCACGGCAGCGGCACCGACAGCGACTACGACAACACGCAGGCTGGTGAGGTTCTGATCAG CATGGAGGGGAAGCGGTTTGTAGAGCTGAGCAAGGATGAGGACTTCCCCCACGAGCTGGACCCGCTGGACGGGGAGCTGGACCCCGGGCTGCCCAGCACGGAGGATGTCATCCTCAAAACTGAGCAGGTCACCAAGAacatccaggagctgctgcgggCAGCACAAGAGTCCAAGCATGACAG CTTCGTGCCCTGCTCAGAGAAGATCCACTTGGCTGTGACGGAGATGGCATCACTTTTCCCTAAG AAACCAGCACTGGAGACGGTGCGGAGCTCCCTGCGGCTGCTCAACGCCAGCGCCTACCGGCTGCAGAGCGAGTGCCGCAAGACCGTGCCCCCCGAGCCTGGCGCCACCGTGGACTACCAGCTCCTGACCCAGCAGGTCATCCAGTGTGCCTACGACATCGCCAAGGCCGCCAAGCAGCTGGTCACCATCACCACCCGTGAGAAGAAGCAGTGA
- the GIT1 gene encoding ARF GTPase-activating protein GIT1 isoform X1: MSRKAPRAEVCADCSAPDPGWASINRGVLICDECCSVHRSLGRHISIVKHLRHSPWPATLLQMVHTLASNGANSIWEHSLLDPAQVQSGRRKANPQDKVHPTKSEFIRAKYQMLAFVHKLPCRDDDGVTAKDLSKQLHSSVRTGNLETCLRLLSLGAQANFFHPEKGTTPLHVAAKAGQILQAELLVVYGADPGAPDVNGRTPIDYARQAAQHELAERLVECQYELTDRLAFYLCGRKPDHKNGHYIIPQMADRVRPKCMAQSLDLSELAKAAKKKLQALSNRLFEELAMDVYDEVDRRENDAVWLTTQNHSTLVTERSAVPFLPVNPEYSATRNQGRQKLARFNAREFATLLIDILGEAKRRQQGKSLLSPTDALDYSLRSQSDLDDQHDYDSVASDEDTDQELLRNASRNNRARSMDSSDLSDGPITLQEYLEVKKALAASEAKVQQLMKVNNSLSDELRRLQREIHKLQAENTQIRQQTGPAHPTPAPSERPEHGHPPGTAPPHRRDRQAFSMYEPGSALKPFGQPVEELVTRLQPFSPGEVEDEALYSMHIPASVYRIRKGPSASSVPFPPSSPLLSCPSDGARHMSKLDRHGSGTDSDYDNTQAGEVLISMEGKRFVELSKDEDFPHELDPLDGELDPGLPSTEDVILKTEQVTKNIQELLRAAQESKHDSFVPCSEKIHLAVTEMASLFPKKPALETVRSSLRLLNASAYRLQSECRKTVPPEPGATVDYQLLTQQVIQCAYDIAKAAKQLVTITTREKKQ, encoded by the exons ATGTCCCGGAAGGCGCCGCGGGCAGAGGTGTGCGCCGACTGCAGCGCCCCAG ACCCTGGCTGGGCATCGATCAACCGCGGGGTGCTCATCTGCGACGAGTGCTGCAGCGTGCACCGCAGCCTGGGCCGCCACATCTCCATCGTCAAGCACCTGCGCCACAGCCCCTGGCCCGCcaccctgctccag ATGGTGCACACCTTGGCGAGCAATGGGGCCAACTCTATCTGGGAGCACTCGCTGCTGGATCCGGCACAGGTGCAGAGCGGGCGCCGGAAGGCAAACCCCCAGGACAAAGTGCA ccccaccAAGTCGGAGTTCATCCGTGCCAAGTACCAGATGCTGGCCTTCGTCCACAAGCTGCCCTGCCGGGATGATGACGGCGTCACTGCCAAGGACCTCAGCAAG CAATTGCACTCGAGTGTGCGGACGGGCAACCTGGAGACCTGCCTGCGCCTGCTCTCGCTGGGCGCCCAGGCCAACTTCTTCCACCCG GAGAAGGGCACCACGCCACTGCACGTGGCCGCCAAGGCCGGGCAGatcctgcaggcagagctgctggtggtCTACGGTGCCGACCCTGGGGCGCCCGATGTGAACGGCCGGACCCCCATTGACTATGCCAG GCAGGCAGCGCAGCACGAGCTGGCAGAGCGGCTGGTGGAGTGCCAGTACGAGCTGACTGACCGGCTGGCCTTCTACCTCTGCGGCAGGAAGCCGG ACCACAAGAATGGGCACTACATCATCCCGCAGATGGCTGACAG GGTGCGCCCAAAGTGCATGGCACAGAG CCTGGACCTCTCTGAACTGGCCAAGGCAGccaagaagaagctgcaggcg CTCAGCAACCGCCTCTTCGAGGAGCTGGCCATGGACGTGTACGACGAGGTGGACCGTCGGGAGAACGACGCGG TCTGGCTGACGACGCAGAACCACAGCACGCTGGTGACAGAGCGCAGCGCCGTCCCCTTCCTCCCTGTCAACCCCGAGTACTCAGCCACGCGCAACCAG ggCCGGCAGAAGCTGGCCAGGTTCAACGCCAGGGAGTTCGCCACCTTGCTCATTGACATCCTTGGGGAAGCCAAGCGCCGGCAGCAAGGGAAGAGCCTGCTCAGCCCCACAG ACGCCCTTGACTACTCGCTGCGGAGCCAGAGTGACCTGGACGACCAGCACGACTACGACAGCGTCGCCTCCGACGAGGACACAGACCAGGAGCTGCTGCGCAACGCCTCCCGCAACAACCGCGCCAGG agcatGGACTCCTCCGACCTGTCAGATGGCCCCATCACGCTGCAGGAGTACCTGGAGGTGaagaaggctctggctgcctCTGAGGCCAAGGTGCAGCAACTGATGAAGGTGAACAACAGCCTGAGCGATGAGCTGCGCCGGCTGCAGCGCGAG ATCCACAAGCTGCAGGCAGAGAACACACAGATCCGGCAGCAGACTGGTCCTGCACATCCAACCCCAGCCCCCAGCGAGCGGCCGGAGCATGGGCACCCCCCAGGCACGGCCCCCCCACACCGCCGGGACCGCCAGGCCTTCTCCATGTACGAGCCGGGCTCGGCGCTGAAACCCTTCGGGCAGCCGGTGGAGGAGCTGGTGACGCGGCTCCAGCCCTTCAGCCCTGGC GAGGTGGAGGACGAGGCTCTGTACTCCATGCACATCCCGGCCAGCGTGTACCGG aTCCGGAAAGGTCCATCTGCCTCCTCGGTGCCCTTCCCTCCatcctccccgctgctctcctGCCCGTCTGATGGTGCCCGACACATG AGCAAGCTGGACCGGCACGGCAGCGGCACCGACAGCGACTACGACAACACGCAGGCTGGTGAGGTTCTGATCAG CATGGAGGGGAAGCGGTTTGTAGAGCTGAGCAAGGATGAGGACTTCCCCCACGAGCTGGACCCGCTGGACGGGGAGCTGGACCCCGGGCTGCCCAGCACGGAGGATGTCATCCTCAAAACTGAGCAGGTCACCAAGAacatccaggagctgctgcgggCAGCACAAGAGTCCAAGCATGACAG CTTCGTGCCCTGCTCAGAGAAGATCCACTTGGCTGTGACGGAGATGGCATCACTTTTCCCTAAG AAACCAGCACTGGAGACGGTGCGGAGCTCCCTGCGGCTGCTCAACGCCAGCGCCTACCGGCTGCAGAGCGAGTGCCGCAAGACCGTGCCCCCCGAGCCTGGCGCCACCGTGGACTACCAGCTCCTGACCCAGCAGGTCATCCAGTGTGCCTACGACATCGCCAAGGCCGCCAAGCAGCTGGTCACCATCACCACCCGTGAGAAGAAGCAGTGA
- the GIT1 gene encoding ARF GTPase-activating protein GIT1 isoform X2: MSRKAPRAEVCADCSAPDPGWASINRGVLICDECCSVHRSLGRHISIVKHLRHSPWPATLLQMVHTLASNGANSIWEHSLLDPAQVQSGRRKANPQDKVHPTKSEFIRAKYQMLAFVHKLPCRDDDGVTAKDLSKQLHSSVRTGNLETCLRLLSLGAQANFFHPEKGTTPLHVAAKAGQILQAELLVVYGADPGAPDVNGRTPIDYARQAAQHELAERLVECQYELTDRLAFYLCGRKPDHKNGHYIIPQMADSLDLSELAKAAKKKLQALSNRLFEELAMDVYDEVDRRENDAVWLTTQNHSTLVTERSAVPFLPVNPEYSATRNQGRQKLARFNAREFATLLIDILGEAKRRQQGKSLLSPTDALDYSLRSQSDLDDQHDYDSVASDEDTDQELLRNASRNNRARSMDSSDLSDGPITLQEYLEVKKALAASEAKVQQLMKVNNSLSDELRRLQREIHKLQAENTQIRQQTGPAHPTPAPSERPEHGHPPGTAPPHRRDRQAFSMYEPGSALKPFGQPVEELVTRLQPFSPGEVEDEALYSMHIPASVYRIRKGPSASSVPFPPSSPLLSCPSDGARHMSKLDRHGSGTDSDYDNTQAGEVLISMEGKRFVELSKDEDFPHELDPLDGELDPGLPSTEDVILKTEQVTKNIQELLRAAQESKHDSFVPCSEKIHLAVTEMASLFPKKPALETVRSSLRLLNASAYRLQSECRKTVPPEPGATVDYQLLTQQVIQCAYDIAKAAKQLVTITTREKKQ, encoded by the exons ATGTCCCGGAAGGCGCCGCGGGCAGAGGTGTGCGCCGACTGCAGCGCCCCAG ACCCTGGCTGGGCATCGATCAACCGCGGGGTGCTCATCTGCGACGAGTGCTGCAGCGTGCACCGCAGCCTGGGCCGCCACATCTCCATCGTCAAGCACCTGCGCCACAGCCCCTGGCCCGCcaccctgctccag ATGGTGCACACCTTGGCGAGCAATGGGGCCAACTCTATCTGGGAGCACTCGCTGCTGGATCCGGCACAGGTGCAGAGCGGGCGCCGGAAGGCAAACCCCCAGGACAAAGTGCA ccccaccAAGTCGGAGTTCATCCGTGCCAAGTACCAGATGCTGGCCTTCGTCCACAAGCTGCCCTGCCGGGATGATGACGGCGTCACTGCCAAGGACCTCAGCAAG CAATTGCACTCGAGTGTGCGGACGGGCAACCTGGAGACCTGCCTGCGCCTGCTCTCGCTGGGCGCCCAGGCCAACTTCTTCCACCCG GAGAAGGGCACCACGCCACTGCACGTGGCCGCCAAGGCCGGGCAGatcctgcaggcagagctgctggtggtCTACGGTGCCGACCCTGGGGCGCCCGATGTGAACGGCCGGACCCCCATTGACTATGCCAG GCAGGCAGCGCAGCACGAGCTGGCAGAGCGGCTGGTGGAGTGCCAGTACGAGCTGACTGACCGGCTGGCCTTCTACCTCTGCGGCAGGAAGCCGG ACCACAAGAATGGGCACTACATCATCCCGCAGATGGCTGACAG CCTGGACCTCTCTGAACTGGCCAAGGCAGccaagaagaagctgcaggcg CTCAGCAACCGCCTCTTCGAGGAGCTGGCCATGGACGTGTACGACGAGGTGGACCGTCGGGAGAACGACGCGG TCTGGCTGACGACGCAGAACCACAGCACGCTGGTGACAGAGCGCAGCGCCGTCCCCTTCCTCCCTGTCAACCCCGAGTACTCAGCCACGCGCAACCAG ggCCGGCAGAAGCTGGCCAGGTTCAACGCCAGGGAGTTCGCCACCTTGCTCATTGACATCCTTGGGGAAGCCAAGCGCCGGCAGCAAGGGAAGAGCCTGCTCAGCCCCACAG ACGCCCTTGACTACTCGCTGCGGAGCCAGAGTGACCTGGACGACCAGCACGACTACGACAGCGTCGCCTCCGACGAGGACACAGACCAGGAGCTGCTGCGCAACGCCTCCCGCAACAACCGCGCCAGG agcatGGACTCCTCCGACCTGTCAGATGGCCCCATCACGCTGCAGGAGTACCTGGAGGTGaagaaggctctggctgcctCTGAGGCCAAGGTGCAGCAACTGATGAAGGTGAACAACAGCCTGAGCGATGAGCTGCGCCGGCTGCAGCGCGAG ATCCACAAGCTGCAGGCAGAGAACACACAGATCCGGCAGCAGACTGGTCCTGCACATCCAACCCCAGCCCCCAGCGAGCGGCCGGAGCATGGGCACCCCCCAGGCACGGCCCCCCCACACCGCCGGGACCGCCAGGCCTTCTCCATGTACGAGCCGGGCTCGGCGCTGAAACCCTTCGGGCAGCCGGTGGAGGAGCTGGTGACGCGGCTCCAGCCCTTCAGCCCTGGC GAGGTGGAGGACGAGGCTCTGTACTCCATGCACATCCCGGCCAGCGTGTACCGG aTCCGGAAAGGTCCATCTGCCTCCTCGGTGCCCTTCCCTCCatcctccccgctgctctcctGCCCGTCTGATGGTGCCCGACACATG AGCAAGCTGGACCGGCACGGCAGCGGCACCGACAGCGACTACGACAACACGCAGGCTGGTGAGGTTCTGATCAG CATGGAGGGGAAGCGGTTTGTAGAGCTGAGCAAGGATGAGGACTTCCCCCACGAGCTGGACCCGCTGGACGGGGAGCTGGACCCCGGGCTGCCCAGCACGGAGGATGTCATCCTCAAAACTGAGCAGGTCACCAAGAacatccaggagctgctgcgggCAGCACAAGAGTCCAAGCATGACAG CTTCGTGCCCTGCTCAGAGAAGATCCACTTGGCTGTGACGGAGATGGCATCACTTTTCCCTAAG AAACCAGCACTGGAGACGGTGCGGAGCTCCCTGCGGCTGCTCAACGCCAGCGCCTACCGGCTGCAGAGCGAGTGCCGCAAGACCGTGCCCCCCGAGCCTGGCGCCACCGTGGACTACCAGCTCCTGACCCAGCAGGTCATCCAGTGTGCCTACGACATCGCCAAGGCCGCCAAGCAGCTGGTCACCATCACCACCCGTGAGAAGAAGCAGTGA
- the GIT1 gene encoding ARF GTPase-activating protein GIT1 isoform X3, protein MSRKAPRAEVCADCSAPDPGWASINRGVLICDECCSVHRSLGRHISIVKHLRHSPWPATLLQMVHTLASNGANSIWEHSLLDPAQVQSGRRKANPQDKVHPTKSEFIRAKYQMLAFVHKLPCRDDDGVTAKDLSKQLHSSVRTGNLETCLRLLSLGAQANFFHPEKGTTPLHVAAKAGQILQAELLVVYGADPGAPDVNGRTPIDYARQAAQHELAERLVECQYELTDRLAFYLCGRKPDHKNGHYIIPQMADRVRPKCMAQSLDLSELAKAAKKKLQALSNRLFEELAMDVYDEVDRRENDAVWLTTQNHSTLVTERSAVPFLPVNPEYSATRNQGRQKLARFNAREFATLLIDILGEAKRRQQGKSLLSPTDALDYSLRSQSDLDDQHDYDSVASDEDTDQELLRNASRNNRARSMDSSDLSDGPITLQEYLEVKKALAASEAKVQQLMKVNNSLSDELRRLQREIHKLQAENTQIRQQTGPAHPTPAPSERPEHGHPPGTAPPHRRDRQAFSMYEPGSALKPFGQPVEELVTRLQPFSPGIRKGPSASSVPFPPSSPLLSCPSDGARHMSKLDRHGSGTDSDYDNTQAGEVLISMEGKRFVELSKDEDFPHELDPLDGELDPGLPSTEDVILKTEQVTKNIQELLRAAQESKHDSFVPCSEKIHLAVTEMASLFPKKPALETVRSSLRLLNASAYRLQSECRKTVPPEPGATVDYQLLTQQVIQCAYDIAKAAKQLVTITTREKKQ, encoded by the exons ATGTCCCGGAAGGCGCCGCGGGCAGAGGTGTGCGCCGACTGCAGCGCCCCAG ACCCTGGCTGGGCATCGATCAACCGCGGGGTGCTCATCTGCGACGAGTGCTGCAGCGTGCACCGCAGCCTGGGCCGCCACATCTCCATCGTCAAGCACCTGCGCCACAGCCCCTGGCCCGCcaccctgctccag ATGGTGCACACCTTGGCGAGCAATGGGGCCAACTCTATCTGGGAGCACTCGCTGCTGGATCCGGCACAGGTGCAGAGCGGGCGCCGGAAGGCAAACCCCCAGGACAAAGTGCA ccccaccAAGTCGGAGTTCATCCGTGCCAAGTACCAGATGCTGGCCTTCGTCCACAAGCTGCCCTGCCGGGATGATGACGGCGTCACTGCCAAGGACCTCAGCAAG CAATTGCACTCGAGTGTGCGGACGGGCAACCTGGAGACCTGCCTGCGCCTGCTCTCGCTGGGCGCCCAGGCCAACTTCTTCCACCCG GAGAAGGGCACCACGCCACTGCACGTGGCCGCCAAGGCCGGGCAGatcctgcaggcagagctgctggtggtCTACGGTGCCGACCCTGGGGCGCCCGATGTGAACGGCCGGACCCCCATTGACTATGCCAG GCAGGCAGCGCAGCACGAGCTGGCAGAGCGGCTGGTGGAGTGCCAGTACGAGCTGACTGACCGGCTGGCCTTCTACCTCTGCGGCAGGAAGCCGG ACCACAAGAATGGGCACTACATCATCCCGCAGATGGCTGACAG GGTGCGCCCAAAGTGCATGGCACAGAG CCTGGACCTCTCTGAACTGGCCAAGGCAGccaagaagaagctgcaggcg CTCAGCAACCGCCTCTTCGAGGAGCTGGCCATGGACGTGTACGACGAGGTGGACCGTCGGGAGAACGACGCGG TCTGGCTGACGACGCAGAACCACAGCACGCTGGTGACAGAGCGCAGCGCCGTCCCCTTCCTCCCTGTCAACCCCGAGTACTCAGCCACGCGCAACCAG ggCCGGCAGAAGCTGGCCAGGTTCAACGCCAGGGAGTTCGCCACCTTGCTCATTGACATCCTTGGGGAAGCCAAGCGCCGGCAGCAAGGGAAGAGCCTGCTCAGCCCCACAG ACGCCCTTGACTACTCGCTGCGGAGCCAGAGTGACCTGGACGACCAGCACGACTACGACAGCGTCGCCTCCGACGAGGACACAGACCAGGAGCTGCTGCGCAACGCCTCCCGCAACAACCGCGCCAGG agcatGGACTCCTCCGACCTGTCAGATGGCCCCATCACGCTGCAGGAGTACCTGGAGGTGaagaaggctctggctgcctCTGAGGCCAAGGTGCAGCAACTGATGAAGGTGAACAACAGCCTGAGCGATGAGCTGCGCCGGCTGCAGCGCGAG ATCCACAAGCTGCAGGCAGAGAACACACAGATCCGGCAGCAGACTGGTCCTGCACATCCAACCCCAGCCCCCAGCGAGCGGCCGGAGCATGGGCACCCCCCAGGCACGGCCCCCCCACACCGCCGGGACCGCCAGGCCTTCTCCATGTACGAGCCGGGCTCGGCGCTGAAACCCTTCGGGCAGCCGGTGGAGGAGCTGGTGACGCGGCTCCAGCCCTTCAGCCCTGGC aTCCGGAAAGGTCCATCTGCCTCCTCGGTGCCCTTCCCTCCatcctccccgctgctctcctGCCCGTCTGATGGTGCCCGACACATG AGCAAGCTGGACCGGCACGGCAGCGGCACCGACAGCGACTACGACAACACGCAGGCTGGTGAGGTTCTGATCAG CATGGAGGGGAAGCGGTTTGTAGAGCTGAGCAAGGATGAGGACTTCCCCCACGAGCTGGACCCGCTGGACGGGGAGCTGGACCCCGGGCTGCCCAGCACGGAGGATGTCATCCTCAAAACTGAGCAGGTCACCAAGAacatccaggagctgctgcgggCAGCACAAGAGTCCAAGCATGACAG CTTCGTGCCCTGCTCAGAGAAGATCCACTTGGCTGTGACGGAGATGGCATCACTTTTCCCTAAG AAACCAGCACTGGAGACGGTGCGGAGCTCCCTGCGGCTGCTCAACGCCAGCGCCTACCGGCTGCAGAGCGAGTGCCGCAAGACCGTGCCCCCCGAGCCTGGCGCCACCGTGGACTACCAGCTCCTGACCCAGCAGGTCATCCAGTGTGCCTACGACATCGCCAAGGCCGCCAAGCAGCTGGTCACCATCACCACCCGTGAGAAGAAGCAGTGA